A window of Hyalangium ruber genomic DNA:
ACCTCGGCGCCATCTCGTTCTCGACGCTCGTGGTCGACGAGGCACAGGCGCTGAAGAACCCGAGCACCCGCCGGGCCCGCGCCGCGAGGCAGCTGAACGCGGGCTTCCGCATCGCGCTGTCGGGAACGCCCCTGGAGAACCACCTGGGCGAGCTGTGGAGCCTCTTCACGGTCGTCTTCCCAGGCCTGCTCGGAAGCTGGGAGCAATTCCGGGAGCGCTTCGCCGCCCCCATCGAGCGCGGCAAGGATCCCGACGCGAGCGTGGCCCTCTCGCGGGTGATCAGCCCCTTCCTGCTCCGCCGTACGAAGCAGGAGGTCGCCCGCGAGCTGCCCCCGCGCACGGAGATTCAGGTGCCGGTGGCGCTCTCCGAGGAGGAGTGGACGCTGTACGAGGACGCGCGGCTGGCGGCGGTCGCGGAGGTCAGCAAGCAGGGCAAGGGCCTGCGCAATGAGCAGCAGCGCTTCCAGGTGCTCGCGGCGCTGACGCGGCTGCGCCTGCTCGCCTCGCACCCCCGTCTCTACGACTCGCAGTCGGAAATCACCTCCTCCAAGATGCGACGGCTCCTCGAGCTGCTGGAGGAACTGCGAAGCGAGGGCCACCGGGCGCTGGTGTTCAGCCAGTTCACCTCGCACTTGGACCTCGTCCGCGAGGAGCTGGAGCGTGCCGGTTTCACGTACCAGTACCTCGATGGCTCAACGCCCGCGGCGGCGCGCGCGAAGCGGATCCAGGCGTTCCAGGAGGGCGAGGGCGAGCTGTTCTTGATTTCTCTCAAAGCGGGAGGCACGGGCATCAACCTCACCGCGGCCGACTACGTCATCCACCTGGATCCGTGGTGGAACCCAGCGGTGGAGGATCAGGCCACGGACCGGGCCCACCGCATTGGCCAGACGCGACCGGTGACGGTGTACCGATTGATCGCTCGGGGGACCATCGAGGAGCAGATCCTCTCGCTGCACTCGGACAAGCGGGCGCTGGTGGCCGGAGTGCTCGAAGGGACGGATGTCGCGGCGCGGCTGACCACGAAGGATCTGCTGGCGTTGCTGGCGGGGGGCGAGGCTCCGCGAGAGCGGCAGGACGACGAGGAAGAGCCGCGCACCCGCCTCGTTCACTGACTGGAAGCTTGAAGACAGCCCCACTTCGCGTAACGGTGTGGCCTCTCAACGGGAGGACACACGGATGAAGGCACTTTGGAAGTGGGCGGCAATGGCGCTGGCGGTGGGGGTGATGGGCTGCGGCAACACCTCGGAGCACCTCGGTGGGGAATGCACCGAGAGCGCGTCATGTGAGGATGAGGAGCTCAGCTGCCTGTTTCAGTTCAAGGGCGGCTACTGTGGCTTCACGGGCTGCAGGGCGAACGCGGACTGTCCGGGCGGGTCCATCTGCGTGACCGAGGAAGGCGTGAACTACTGCTTCCGGACTTGCGACGAGAAGGCGGACTGCAACGAGAACCGCTCGTCGGAGAACGAGTCGAACTGCTCGTCGAACGTCACCCGCGTGGAATCGGGTTCGCAGAAGGTGTGCGTGCCGCCCTCGGTCGGCTGAGCTGATTACTTCCAGCCGGGATTTGGGGGACTGGAGTCGCGAGTCGGCTCTATCCTTTCTCGATGCCTCTGCTCCCCCGTCTCCAGCTCTTCGAATTCCTCGATCAGCCGTGGCTGCCCGCGCCGTTGCGCCGTGGCGAGGTGGATTACCTGCGCGTCGTGCTCGACCGCATGCGGCCCTATGACAGCGTGGCGCCGCAGCTGGCGGAGCTGCTCCGCACGGCGGGCACGGACCGGGTCGTCGATCTCTGCTCCGGCTCGGGGGGCCCATGGCGCACCCTGCTCCCGGCGCTGCGAGCGGTGCATGACCGGGCCGAGGTGGTGCTCACCGACCTCCATCCCAACCCAGGGCAGGAGCTGCCTCCTGGCGCGCACTACCGCGACACCCCCGTCGACGCCACGCGCATTCCCGAGGAGCTGACGGGAGTGCGGACCCTCTTCGAGGGGCTGCACCATTTCCCCCCGGAGCGGGCTCGCGCTCTGCTCGCGGATGCCGCAGCGCGCTCAGTCCCCATCGCCGCCTTCGAGCTCACCCAGCGCTCGCTGCCGTACCTTCTAGGCCAGCTCCTGCTCGTCGTGCCCCTGGTGTGGGGCTTCACCCCGCTCATCCGCCCGGTGCGCTGGTGGCGCCTGGTCCTCACCTACCTGGTGCCCATCATTCCCCTGCTCGTCCTCTGGGATGGCGTGGTGTCGTCGCTGCGGACCTATGCTCCGGCGGACCTCGAGAGGCTGACGACGGGGCTCGGTGCCGACGGCGGGTACCGCTGGAGCAGCGGAACCCAGAGCGTGAAGGGAATGGTCATCACCTATCTCATCGGGCAGCCGGAGAGAACGAGACAGGAGGGTGCTTGAGTCACCACCCCTGAGGTAGGGTGAAGCCCATGGAGAGGTCTGCCGTGCCGGAGCTGGACCCGGCCTCGCTGCCCATGGGGACACAGGTGGGGCCCTGGCGTCTGGAGGGCTGGGGCGGCCGAGGCACCTACGGCGTCGTCTATCGTGCTGTTCGAGTGGGGCGCGAGGAAGCGGGCTGCGTGGCGCTGAAGCTGGCTTTGCATCCCGAAGACCCGCGCTTCGAGAGAGAGGTGAAGCTGCTGTCCAGCCTGCGCCATCCGAGTGTCCCGCGCTTCCACGGGCACGGAGGTTGGAGGCACCCTTCCGGCGCCGTGCATCCCTACCTGGCCATGCAGTGGATTCACGGAAGGCCGCTCTACGACTGGGCTGCCCAGCGCAACCCAAGCTCGCGTCAGGTGCTTCGGGTGCTGGCGCAGGTGGCGCGTGCGCTCGAAGCCGTGCATGCGGTCCACGCGGTGCATCGGGACGTCAAGGGAGGGAACGTCCTGGTGCGGCCGGCGGATGGGCGCGTCTTCCTGACGGACCTGGGCTCGGGCCACTACGCGGGGGCTTCATCGCTCACGCAGCAGGTACTGCCTCCCGGTACGCCCGCCTACCGCAGTCCCGAGGCATGGCGGTTCGTCCAACGCTTCGGCCATGACTCCAGCGCGCGCTACGCCGCCACACCCGCCGATGATCTCTTCGCATTGGGAGTGACCGCCTGCCGCCTGGTGACGGACGAGTACCCTCCCTCGACGGAGCCTGGAGAGGACACGGCGGGCTTGTGGCGAGTGGACAGTGAAGGACCGAGGCCTCCGGCGGCGATCAACTTCCGCGTGGAACTGCGACTCAATGCGCTCATCCTCCAGCTACTCTCTGCGCGGCCCGAGGCACGTGGCACCTCGGCGGAGCTAGCGCGAACGCTGGAAGAGGTGGCGGAACAAGCGGGCCCGGAAGCGGATCATCCCCTCTTCGCCTGGGAGGCGCTCTCGCCCGCCTCGTGGAGCCCGGAGGATGTTGCCATCGCCGTGGGCCTTCACCAGCGCCCGCGCCGGCGAGACAGGCAAGTGGTGCGCTTGTCGGAGCAAAGGGATGCCGCTGAGAAGGCAGAAGAGCTGACCCGGGTAAGAGCTCCCGCGGAGGGTTCTCCATGGCGAACCCGACTCACCGCGCTGGCAGTGGGCGTGCTGATGCTGGTGGGGGACTGGCGGGGAGAGCCTCGGGAAGCCTCACCAGAGGATGGCGGCACGGCGGGCCTGGGAGACGACGCACGGACCTTTGTCGTGGCATCCGCGCCTGCACCGTCCCCAAAGGGTATCCGACTGGAAATTCCTCCCAAGCCATTCAAGGGGCAGCGCAAGGCTCCGTGCCCAAAAGGCGATGTCGAGATTCGGGGAGGGTGCTGGACCAAGCTGGAGACCCAGGCACCGGACTGTCAGGAGTATGCCTACGAATGGAAGGGCGGCTGCTACCTGCCCATCATTCCCGCCGCACCGCCAGCCACCTCGGATCATCCATAGCGGTTGTCGGGCAGGGAGAGGGCACTGGGCAAACCTGTCAGACAACCGGACAGGTTTGGAGGGAGCACCACCGAGCCGCGCCGCTCAGCCCAAGCCAATCCGAGGCAGCGTCACCTCGCGCACCTTGGGGATGCGGAAGCGATAGAGGAAGGCGTCGGCGAAGTAGTGGGCCAGCACGATGGAGTTGCCCACGAGCACGCCCATGGACCACATCGGCTGCTGGCGCAGGAAGAAGTCCGTGGCAGCGCCCTGGGTGGCCGTGTCCACCAGGGTGACGAAGGGGCTGTTGGCCACGCCCACGAGGATGAGCGGCAGCATCGCCGCCACCATCGCCGGCCAGACTGCGGCCTTGCCCAGCCGTGCCTCGGGCTCCTTGGCGGTGGGCTCGAGCATGCGCCCGGTGAGGAACGCGTACTCCAGGCCGTGGGTGCCCGCGCTGAGCACCGCGCCCCAACCCGGCCAGATCAGGGCGATGGAGACGATGCTGCACCAGCCCAGCAGATAGAAGCACTTGGGCCCGCTCTGCTTCGTGGCGATCAACGTGCTGGCGAGCCGTCCCGCGTACACGAGCCACACGGCCAACAGCACGTAACAAGTGGAGAACGGGAGGCTGCCGCGCTCGGCCTGCCCCACATCCATCAGCGGGAAGTCACCCCGCTCGGAGGTGAGCGGCACCCAGAAGATGCGCACCAGCATCAGCGTGAGCGCCATGGGCACCCAGTACTTCTGGAGGTTGCGCTCGGTCTCGGAGGGAGGCGGTGCCCCGGCGGTGCGGCCGCGCAGGTTGTGCAGCGCCCACAGCCCCTTCACCTGGGAGAGCGTGTGGTGCGCGGCGAAGACATAGATGGTGGCGCCCAGGAGCAGGTTCGCCAGCGGCATGTGCTCCTTGGTGTACCAGGCCATCGCCAGGGTGACGACGAACACAGCGCCCGAGCCACCGAGCAGCAGGCTCTTCTGGTGCGGCGTGGTGTGCAGCAGGTCCCTGCGCACGAGGATGAGCAGGAAGGTGAGGATGACGTGGGTGCCGTTGAAGAGCAGGTACTGCGACACCCACCGGCCGATGGCGCGAGACAGCCCGCCGTCCGCCGCGCCGAGGAAGCTCGACATCCACAGGCAGAACAGGGCCACCGCCGCCGGGATGAACAGCAGGTTGACGTCCTGGCGCTGAGAGAAGAGCCAGGGCGCGCCGGCACCCAGCGAGGGCACCGCCACGGCCGGAGGAGCGGAGGTCAAGGTCACGGGCTGCGACATACAGGGGCCCACTATACCCCCCCTCCTCTGGGCTGGCGTCGGGCGGTTGGCCGATGCCCGGCCCGGAGCCCACGGGAGGAAGAGGGCTCCCTGCCTGCCCGATGGGCGAGCGCCGAACCCAAGGCGGCGGGTTTCTCTCGGGCCCGGCCCCGTATCCGTAATATGCGCGCGCCATGCCCTCGCACCTCCTCCTGCTGCTGGCCCTCGCCACCATGCCTCCCGCCGCCCCGGAGGACTCCCTCTCGGATGAGGCCACCGTCGCGACCCAGCAGCTCCACGCCGCCGTGGTGAACGCGCTCCTCTCCCCTTCCCAGGACCCCACCACCGCCGCTGCGGACGCCCACTTCGCCCGGGGCATCGAGGCCATCAAGGCCCGGGACTCCGCCGCCGCCATCACCGCGCTCTCCGCCTGCGTGCAGACCCTGCCCTCGCGCGTCGACTGTCGCTGGGAGCTGGGTTGGGCGTACTCGCTGGAGAACCGCTGGACCGAGGCCCTCGCGCAGTGGACCGAAGTGCAGAAGCTCAAGCCGGATCAACCCGACCTGGAGAGCGCTCTCGCCCAGGCCCAGGGTCAGGCCGCCCTCCAGGAGCGGCTGTCGAAGCCTCCCGAGCCCTCTCAGCGCCCTGCCCCGCCCAAGGACGCCAAGGTGCGCCTGCGCGCCACCGGAGACGTGATGCTCGGCACCACCGTGCCCGAGGGCTACCTGCCCCCGGACGGCGCCCAGAGCGTCATCGCCGCCGTGCGCGGGCTGCTGGAGGACGCGGACCTCACCTTCGTCAACCTCGAGGGCCCGCTGTGCGACGGCGGCAAGACGACCAAGTGTCGCTCCAACAAGCAGTGCTACGCCTTCCGCTCGCCCACCTCCTATGGAGAGGTGCTCAAGGAGGCCGGTGTGGACGTGGCCTCCACGGCCAACAACCACTCCGGAGACTTCGGAGAGGAGTGCCGCCGGCAGACGGAAGCCACCCTCGACAAGCTGGGCATCGCCTGGAGCGGCCCACCGGGCAGCGTGGCCACCGTGGAGCGCAACGGCCTGCGCATCGGCACCGTGGCCTTCCACACCTCACCGGGCTGCAACCACCTCAACAACCTGCCCACCGCCAAGGCGCTGGTGAGCGCGGTGGCCGCCTCGCATGACCTCGTCGTCGTCTCCTTCCACGGCGGCGCCGAGGGCGGCAAGGCGCTGCACGTGCCCCACGGCAAGGAGAAGTTCATGGGCGAGGACCGCGGAGACCTGCGCACCTTCACCCGCGCCATGGTGGACGCCGGCGCCCATGTCGTCCTCGGCCACGGCCCTCACGTCGCCCGCGCCATGGAGTTCTACAAGGGCCGCCTCATCGCCTACTCCATGGGCAACTTCGCCACCTACGGCCGCTTCAACCTCCAGGGTCCCCAGGGCCTGGGCATGGTGCTCGAGGTGGAGCTTGGCGCCGACGGCCGCTTCCTCTCCGGCCGCATCCTCCCCACGAAGCAGCAGGGCGAGGGCATCGTCGTGCCGGACCCCAATGGAGGTGTCATCTCCCTGGTGCGTCGGCTGTCGGCCGAGGACTTCCCCCAGAGCGGAGCGCAGGTGGCCGACGACGGCACCCTCACTCCACGCGGCAAGGCGGCGAAGCTTTCCTCTCAGCAGTCCGCACCCTGATTCATTGCTGCCCAAAAAGTGGGACCGGTGCCCACCGAGCGCGTGTCTGGCGGTTGCGTTACAAGGAATATCGCCGTGCCCGCCCTCCGTCTGCCGCGTCTCTCTTCGCTTCGAGCCTTTGAACACCCCGGTTATCTCCCGGTGTGGACGGGCTCCCTGGTGTCCAACATCGGCACTTGGATGGAGGCCGTTGCCCTCGGGGTGTACGTCACCGAGGTGACGGGCCGGGCCGAGTGGACCGGTGGCGTGGCGGCGCTCTCCTATCTCCCCGGCCTCGTCCTCTCTCCGCTGGGTGGGGCGCTGGCGGACCGCTTCGATCGGCGCACCTATCTGGCGCTGGGCGCCGTGGGCCAGTTGCTGCTGGCCATCCTGCTCACGGTGCTCGCCTTCACCCACCAGCTCAGCGTGCCGGTGGTGGCCATCGTCGCCTTCCTCAATGGCTGCATCGGCCAGCTCACCGGCCCCGCCTTCTCGGCGCTGCTGGCCGAGCTCGTCCCGCCCCGGGATTTGCACAGCGCCCTGAGCCTCAGCTCCGCCCAGTTCAACCTCGGGCGCGTGCTGGGCCCGCTGGCGGCCGCCGCCATGCTGGCCTCGGGCGGCATCGCCTGGACGCTGCTCATCAACGCCCTGTCCTTCCTGGCGGTGCTGGTCGCCCTGTCCCGCGTGCGCACGCAGCCCCCCAGCTCCAGCAAGCTGTCCGTGCCGGGCCTGGTGGAGGACATCGGCCGAGGCATGAAGGCGGCGCACCAGGACGCGGGCATCAGCCTGATGCTGATCAGCACCCTGGTCGTCGCGGTATTGATTGCCCCCTTCATCGGCCTGGTGCCGGTGTTCGCCATCCGCGTCTTCGGACAGGGCGCCTCGGCCACCTCCATGCTCGTCACCTGCCAGGGCGCCGGCGCGGTGCTGGCCGCGGTGGGCGGGGGCGTGCTGGTGGATGCCTTCGGCCGCAAGCGCGTGCTGGAGGGAGTGCTGCTCGCCCTGGGCCCCATCACCGCGCTCTACTGGCTCGCGCCGTCCCTGCCGCTGGCCGGCGTGGGCATCTTCCTGCTCGGCGCCGGCTACATGCTCTGCCTCACCGGCGTCCACACCACCGTCCAGTCGCGCGCGCCTCGGGAGATGCAGGCGCGCATCAGCAGCCTCTACAGCATGCTGCTCAGCGGCGGTTATGCCCTGGGCGTGTGGCTGCAGGGCGCGCTGGCCGACCGCCTGGGGGTGCGCTTCATCACCGTGTCGGCCAGCATCTTCTTCCTGGCGCTGGTGCTCAGCCTGCGCCTGCTGCGCCCGCGCATCTTCGACGCCACCGAGGCGTGAGGCCGTGGGAGAAGGTACTCCTGAACTTTTCAGGAAATAACTGATTGTCCTGATTTATTTGGCAATCAGGGAAGTACGCGGGTATTGAGCCCACGGTGGGAGTGAGCTTTCACACCGCCTGGAAGTGTGGGTCCTTCCTTCCCAAGTGGGCGGGAGGCGCGGGGCAATCTGCCCCGTGGGGCACAATGCCCCGTCCAGGCAGACCCCCCGAGGCGCTGCTCCCAGCGCGCGGGAGAGGTGGCGCAGGGTGTGCATCCGCCTTGGCCCGGGTGGGGTGTTTCCCCGCCGTGCCTCCTCCCCCTCTCCCCCGAGCTGTCGCAGGCGAAGCTCCGAGGTTCCTGGATGAAAAGCGTGCTGCTGGGGCTGGCCATGCTGGTGTTCGGTGGCGCCCTCGCCTTCGGCGGCGGGAGGACGCTCTACCGGGCCCATGCCAGCCGGAGCTGGCCCGTCGTGGAGGGCAGCGTGGTCTCCTCCGTCGTGGAGACGGTGCGCAACAAGCGCGCGGTGAGCTTCCAGCCCCATGTGCGCTACCGCTACACCGTGGACGGGGCGAGCTACACCTCCGAGAACATCTCCTTTGGAGGAGGCGCCGCGGGCGAAACCCTGGAAGAGGCCAACGCCTTCGTGCGGCGGCTGCCGGAGGGGGCCCCGGTGCAGCTGCACTACGCGCCGGGGGATGCCTCGCTGGTGTGCCTGGACTGCCAGCGGGTGTCGCTCGCCGACTATGGCGTCACCGGAGGCGGGGCGGTGCTGGTGGGGCTGGCGGTGCTGAGCCTCGTGGAGACGGCGCGCTTCGAGCTGCGCATGCGGCGCCTGGAGCACCGGGCCTCGCTGGCGGGCGGTCCTGGTCGGCGCGCCTCCTAGGGTTGGGGGTCGAGCGCCCGAGCGCAGCCCGCGGCTCCCCGTGGCCACGCCAGGCACGGGAGCCGGGCGTGTGTCCCCCGCCGCTCCGTCCCCAGCTTTCCCGTATCTCCGGCCACCGCGTCCGCCCATCCTCCAAGGCCCCGTGAAGCTCGCGCGCAAAATCACCTTCGCCCTCACCCTGCTGGCCATCCTCATCATCACCGTGCTGGAGACCTTGGAGGTCCGCCGGGAGCTGGAGCACTCGGCGCTCGACATGCGGCATGACCATCGCCTGCTGGGCCACATGGTCGCCGGCTCGCTGAGCCGGGCGTGGATGCAGCTGGGCGAGGGCGAGGCGCTGACCCGGCTGGACCAGGCCAACCGCTTCCAGGAGCAGGTGCGCATGCGCTGGGTGTGGCTCGATGGCACCCCGCGCAGCCCTCCCTCCACGCCCATCTCCACGGAGCTGCTCGACACGCTGCGCCAAGGCCAGGACGGCTCGGTGGTGGATGAGGCGACGAAGCCGGGAGTGCTGCGCTCCTACACCCCTGTCTTCATCAAGGGCCAGCTGGGCGCCATCGAAATCTCCGAGTCCCTGGCCCGGGAGCGCCAGCACGTGCAGCACACGGTGCAGAGCGCGGCCATCGGCACCCTGGCGCTGGCCATCACCTTCCTGGTGGTCGCCATGGCCATGGGGCGGAAGCTGGTGGGCTACCCGGTGCAGCGGCTGGTGGAGCTGGCCCACGCCATGGGCGAGGGGCGCCTGGAGACGCGGGTGGAGCTGCGGCAGAACGACGAGCTGGAGACGCTGGCCACGGCGATGAACCGCATGGGAGAGCTGCTGCTGCGCGCCCGGGAGACCATCGCCGCGGAGACGGCGGGGCGCCTGTCCACCCTCGAGCACCTGCGCCACGCGGACCGGCTCACCACCGTGGGCAAGCTGGCCTCGGGCGTCGCCCACGAGCTGGGCACTCCGCTCAACGTGGTGCTGGGCCGGGCGAAGATGATCTCCTCGGGTGAGGCGGAGGGCGAGGAGGTGGGCGAGAGCGCCCGCATCATCTCCCAGCAGGCGCAGCACATGACGCGCATCATCCGCCAGCTGTTGGACTTCGCGCGGCGCCGCACCCCGCAGCGGGCGCCGGAGGACCTGTCGCAGCTGGTCACCCGCACCCTGAGCCTGCTGCGCCCGCTGGCCGCCAAGAAGCGGGTGACGCTGGTGTCCGAGGTGCCCGAGTCCCTGGTGCTGGAGGTGGACGCGGGCCAGCTCCAGCAGGTGCTCACCAACCTGGTGATGAATGGCATCCAGGCGGCCGAGTACCCCGGCACCTTGAGGGTGCGCGCCCGGCCGGAGCGGGCCCTGCCGCCGACGGACGTGGGCGGGCCCGAGGCGGACTGGCTCCGGGTGGACGTGGAGGATGAGGGCAAGGGCATCCCCGCCGAAGTCATGCCCCACATCTTCGAGCCCTTCTTCACCACCAAGGACGTGGGCGAGGGCACCGGGCTGGGGCTGGCCGTCTCCTACGGGCTCGTGAGGGACCACGGGGGGTGGATCTCCGCGCGCAGCGAGCCGGAGCGAGGTACCTGCTTCTCCATCTACCTGCCGCGAGGAGGCGCCGATGCCGGGCCGCATCTTGATGGTCGAGGATGAGCGTGAGATGCGCGCGATGCTGGAGAAGGGGCTGACGCGCCGCGGCTTCGAGCCGCATGGGTACGCCACCTCGGACGAGGCGCTGGAGCGGCTGGGCACCGAGGACTTCGACGTGGTGCTCACGGACCTGCAGATGCCGGGGATGAACGGGCTGGCGCTGTGCGAGCGCATCGCCCTCAACCGCCCGGACATCCCCGTGGTGGTGGTGACGGCCTTCGGCAGTCTGGAGACGGCGGTGGCCGCCATGCGGGTGGGGGCCTACGACTTCATCACCAAGCCGGTGGACGTGGACGCGCTGGTGTTCGTGCTGGAGCGGGCGGTGCAGCACCGCGCGCTGCGTCAGGAAGTCCGGCGGCTGCGCCAGGAGCTGGGCGAGCGGGCGGGCATGGGGGAGCTGCTGGGCGAGAGCCCCTCGCTGCGGCAGGCGTACGCGCTCATCGACCGGGTGGCGGACGTGGACACCACGGTGCTGATTACGGGCGAGAGCGGCACCGGCAAGGAGGTGGCCGCGCGGGCGCTGCACACCCGGGGGCGGCGGCGCACGGGGCCCTTCGTGGCGCTCAACTGCGCGGCCATGCCCGAGCAGCTCCTGGAGAGTGAGCTGTTTGGCCATGTGAAGGGCGCTTTCACGGACGCGCGCACCCCACGCACGGGCCTGTTCGTCGAGGCTACTGGAGGCACGCTCTTCCTGGACGAGGTGGGCGAGCTGCCGCTGGCGCTCCAGCCCAAGCTCCTGCGCGCGCTGCAGGAGCGCAAGGTGCGGCCCGTGGGAGGCAACGAGGAGGTGGAGTTCGACGCGCGCATCGTCGCCGCCACCAACCGGGACTTGGAGCTGGCGGTGGCCGAGGGGCGCTTCCGGGAGGATTTGTACTACCGGCTCAACGTCATCAACATCGAGCTGCCGCCGCTGCGCGCGCGGGGAAATGACGCGCTGCTTCTATCGCAGCGCTTCATCGAGCACTTCGCCGCGCGCACGGGCAAGCGCGTGGTGGGGCTGAGCCCGGCGGCGGCCCAGCGCCTGCTCACCTATGGCTGGCCGGGCAACGTGCGCGAGCTGCAGAACTGCATCGAGCGCGCCGTGGCGCTCACCTCCTTCGAGCAGCTCACGGTGGAGGACCTGCCCGAGCGCATCCGCAACTACAGCGCCCCGCGGGTGGTGCCCGAGGTGGCGGACATGTCCGAGCTCGTCACACTCGAAGAGGTGGAGCGCCGCTACATCCAGCGGGTGCTGGAGGCCGTGGGCGGCAGCCGCACCCTGGCCGCGCGCATCCTCGGGGTGGACCGCAAGACGCTCTACCGCAAGCTAGAGCGCCGCGCCGAGGAAGACGGCCCGAAGCCCTGAGGCCGTGGCATGGGAAGTGCTCCTCGCATGCGGGCAGGCCGCCGCGATGGCTTGCCTGCTGCCCAGACAGGAGGAGCGAATGAACCCCGAAGAGACGGAGGCCGGACCCTGTCCGAAGGGACAGGGGGCAGAGTCCCGGGAACGCTGCGTCCTCGTGGCGGAGGATGATCCGGAGATGCGGCGCCTGGTGTGCCGGGCCTTGCGCCGGGCCGGCTATCGCGTTGTCGAGGTGGAGGATGGGCGCGCGCTGGTGAACGCGCTGATCCGCTGCGTGAAGGACACGCCCGAGCAGCTGCCGGATCTGATCATCAGCGACGTGCGGATGCCGGGCTGCACGGGGCTGGAGGTGCTGGCGCGCATGCGGCGCGTGGAGTGGACCACCCCCGTCATCCTCATCACCGCCTTCGGGGACATGGAGACGCACGACGAGGCGCACCGGCTCGGCGCCGCGCGGGTGCTGGACAAGCCATTCGACGTGGATGAGCTGTGCTCGGCCGCGCGCACGCTCGTGCCAACGTCCTGAGCACTGTTTGATAGGCATTGAGATGTCTGTCTTTCTCGTGCGCCGAGAGGCCTCTCCGACGGGGCGGAGTCGGAGATGACTCGCGTGTGAAGAAAGACTCGCTCTCGGGGGGCAGGCGATCGTCGTCCGGGAACGGACGTTTTCGCGGTCCCCGGAAAACACGTGTCAAACCCGACAGGTTTCGCGGCTTGAGCTTGAATTGGAGGGTGTGGTCAGGGAATTGCTCCTGAGCGCAGCGCTCACCCAGTCCTGGAGGGGGACCAGATGGGTTTCTTCAAGCGTGGCGTGGTCCTGTGGAGCGTCGTGGTGGTGCTGGCCCTCCCCTCGGTGGTCCAAGCCACGGGCTCGTTCGTGAACTGGGAGAATCCCCACGTCCACCCCCTGGAGCTGACGCCGGATGGCACGCGGCTGCTGGCCGTGAACACGGCGGACAACCGGCTGCTGGTGTTCGACCTGACGAACCTGAGCCAGGGGCCGAGGCTGGTGGCCTCCATCCCCGTGGGGCTCGAGCCGGTGTCGGTGCGGGCTCGCTCCAACACGGAGGCCTGGGTCGTCAACCACATCTCCGACAGCGTGAGCATCGTGAACCTGGCCACGCTCAACGTGGTGGCCACCATCCCCACCGACGATGAGCCCGCGGACGTCGTCTTCGCCGGTTCCCCCCGGAAGGCCTTCATCACCTGCTCCCAGGTCAACACGGTGCTGGTGGTGAACCCGGCCTGGCCCCTGGCCCCTGCCCAGCGGGTGAAGCTGCTGGGAGAGGACCCCCGGGCCCTGGCGGTGAGCCCGGACGGCGCGAAGGTG
This region includes:
- a CDS encoding response regulator, with protein sequence MNPEETEAGPCPKGQGAESRERCVLVAEDDPEMRRLVCRALRRAGYRVVEVEDGRALVNALIRCVKDTPEQLPDLIISDVRMPGCTGLEVLARMRRVEWTTPVILITAFGDMETHDEAHRLGAARVLDKPFDVDELCSAARTLVPTS